The nucleotide sequence CACCGGCGATGACCGCTGAAGGCTTTGCGTGCGTGGAGCCAGCGCTCGTTGTCGACGAGGTACCCCTGGCCAGGGCTCAGCGCGACCGGGTGTTGATGGGCGTCAATGACTTTGTAGAGGCGTGGGAGGTGGCGCGTGACCAGCGGGCTGAACCGTGCTAACCGGTCCTGTCGCAGGCGCAGTGCGATCCTTCCATCGGGGTATGGGGTGAAGACCCGCGCGGGATGTCCGCCTCCGTCGCCGTAGAAGGCCGTGCCTGGCTGGGACAGTGCATCTGCCGCCTCAGGCCACCGCTCGGCCAGTTCGGCGTATATCGCCTGGCCGTCGGCCAGAAGGATCTCTCCACCGCTGCCTGCCGCACGCTGACAGGCCAACAGCATCAACTTCGGTGGATGCGGGACGCTGGAACTTTCGGTGTGAGCCAGCAGTGCGCCGTTGCCGAATCCAGCGAATCCCGCTTGCTGGGCATGCCGTCGCGTGTCGTGGATGGTCGTCAGCCCGTCCGGATCGCTGTCGCGGTGAGCAGCGATCTCCATGACGCGTCGGGCGAAGTCGAGAACAGCCTGGCGAGAGGTGAGGAAGTCGATCAACACCAGGCCGTTTGCGTGCAACCGTTCGAAGATCAAGTTGTCCGCACAGGAGTTCCGGTGGTCAACGTAGTGATCAGCAAAGATCTTGTTGGTCAGCACCACATGCTCCTCCGCACGTCCGCGTCGTTTGCGACCAGAGTCAGCACTGTCCAACTGCCTGGTAAAGCGACGGATTGTCGACTTGGACAATTCGGCCATGCGGCCCGGCTGTTGAGACTCAGGTGCTACGTTCCGAGTGCCCGGTCCGCCGATGACCTTCTGAGGTGTTCCATGCCGTACGTGCCGCCGCTGTGGCCGGTCTCCGTGAAGGGCGTCGCCTTCGATCAGGCAGAGCGCGTCCTGCTCCTGCGCAATGAGCGGGAGGAATGGGAACTGCCCGGCGGGCGACTGGAGATCGGGCAACCGGACGAGCCGACACAAGTTGATGTCAGCCCAGAGGAAGCCTTGGAGCGAGAGGTATCGGAGGAGACCGGCTGGCAGGTCACGGCGGGGCCCCTTCTTGAAGGCGGCACCTGGATCTACGAGCCCTTGCCTGGGCGCCGCGTCCTGATCGTCACGTACGGCTGCATTGTGCTCAGTCCCGGCCTCAAGCCCGTGGTCAGCCACGAGCACAAAGAGATCGGTCTCTTCTCCGCTGACGAGGTAGCACACCTGACCATGCCGGAGCGCTACAAGACGTCCATCGCCACCTGGCAAGCCCACACCTGCAGGTGAAAGCACGTGTCCGAACTCCCCTACCGAAACGGCTCTGACCCCTCTGCACGCCCTTTGGCTCGTCACGTCACCTGGCACTGGGCGACCCCACAGGCCCAAGCGGTACTCGCCACACGCGACCTGGCCGCCATTCTGCGCTTCCACCGCCGCGTCCACGGCCAGAGCCAGGCCGAGGCCGCCGCCATACTGGGCTACGACAAGACCTACATCTCCGCCCTGGAACTCCAGAAGCGCACGATCACCGACGTTGGCTCGCTCCGAAACGTCGCAGACCGGCTCGCCCTTCCCCCGCACGTCCTGGGCGTCACTGACCCGGCCGACACTGACCACCGCGCCATGCTTCAGTTCGGCCAGTCCACAGTGCGCCTCGCCGAGATAGCCCGCCAGTCCGGCCACGCCTCCGAAGCTGTCACCGAGCTGTGGCCACTCGTCGCCCGTCTGGAAGCCCGCGCTGCTGACGGGCACACCGAACGCGATGTACTGCGTCTGCTCGCTCACGCCCGGCTGAGCCTGGGCACCGCCCTGGGCAACGTCTTGCCCGAAGAGCACCTGAGCACAGCAGCGCGTTGGACCGCCAAGAGTCTGGACCTCGTGTCCCACCTCGCCGAGGCAGCCCTCACATCCACGGCACTGCGCATGCACGGCAACGAGCTGCGGAAGGCCGGCCTCCACGGCGCCGCCGTCGACCGCCTGCTTCGGGCCTCCACACTCACGCCGAACCAGGCTGGCCGCGCAGCCGTCCTGCCACTGCTCGCACGAGCCGCCGGAGCCCTCGGCAACGCCGAGTTGTTCGACCGCACGCTGCGAGAAGCACAGCACCTGCTCCAAGACGCTGAACACACAAGCCTTTTCAACCCCGTGGCACTGTACGAAATCCGGATGCGTGGCCTCGTCGCCACAGGCCGTCCTCGTACAGCCATACGAGAGGTCGAATGTGGTGCGCCCACCGCGACTACGACGGTCGCACCACAATGGCGCGTCATCGAGCTCATCACAGTGGGACGCGTCCGGATGCTCGCCGGCGATGCCAGGGCCGCTGCAGATCTGTTCGACGCCGCAACCCGAGAGGCCACCGTCCAGCGCCTGCCGCACCAATTGCAACGCATCATCAGGGCGAGCAAAGACACCTTGCCGGAGACCTCGGACGCGGCTCTGCTCGCCTTGGGACAGATCCGCACCGAGATGGCAGCCTGACGACGGTGGCTCTGGAGTGCTGGCATCCTCCACCCGGACCACAGCTCCGGTCACTGCCTGGAAGCGAGCACCGGAAGGGGCAGACGCCGCAGGGGCGCGTAGGCCATCTCCGCAGCGCCGACTCGGCAGTTCGGCGGCCGGCAGGTGCATGCCGATGTGGTCTGCGCCCCTATCGTGCCAGCGCCGCAACCACAGCTCCGTCGTACGACGAGTGGTCTCTGTCTCGGTGGCCGTAGCCGGCATGGTGCCCCCTGTCGTCATCGCGTCCAATGGAGCTGGTGCAGGATCCCGACTTGGCACGTCGGAACCTCGAAGAGGTGAAGCAGTACCGTCCTCACCGAGAGCAGAATGCGCAACCGTGGCATTGCACCGGTGATGACCAAAGCGGTGACTACGTGCGGGTGCGACGGAAGAAGCCGTGAGATGTCACCGGTTCTTCTCGCATCGGCGTCAGAGGATTACTACGCTCGCAATAGCGTCATGAGGAGGTGGGCATGGCTGGACGGCACTCTGTCTCTTGCGCCCGGCAGATCCGTGAACGAGCTACGGCGCAGGGCCTGGCCGTGGACGCAACCGTGGTGGCTATCGTCCGATGCTGCGGCGTAAGTAGGCTACGTGCGCATCGCTTGGCCAGGGGATGGACACTGCGTGTTGCTGTCACGGAGTACCGCCGGCTAGCCCAAGGGGTTGCCGGAGCCGCGCGGCTCGATGAAGACCAACTGCGAGGGTGGGAGACGAAGCCCGACCGGCGCCCGCGCATCCAGACAGCGGATCTGTTGTGTCGGGTGTATGGCACCACACTCCAAGGCTTGGGCCTGGGCTTGGCCACTTCGGAGTCTGATGCCGCGTCCACGGACGTGGGGCGACGCACTGACTTCCAGGAAACTGTACGCGGCGGTCTGACCGCTGCCGTATTGCTACCGCACACTTACCCCGAGCCAACGAATTCTCTGGGCCAATTGCTAGAGGACACACGGCGTAACGTCGACCGGGCCCTCGCTCAGGCCACGGTCACCCCCTCTCAGCTTGACCTTCTGGAGGAACGGTTGTTATGGCTGCGGCAGCAGTACATCTTCACCGCACCCGTGCCCATGCTGAGCCTCCTTCTCACCGAGATGGCCGAGGTCACAACGCTAGCCACGCAGCGCCAGCCTGCGGTTTTGCAGATCAGGTTGTCCGAGATGACGGCGCTGCTGTCCACGCTGGTAGCCGACGCGTTGATGAAGCTCGGCGAGCTGCAGCAATCTCATGCCTGGTACGCCACCGCGCGGACCGCAGCCGACGATAGCGGGAACCTCGAACTGCGAGCCCGGGTGCGCGCTCAGGCCGCGATGCTCCCCTACTACTACGGCCCTTTGGGATCGGCAGTCGAACTGGCCCGCGATGCCCGTCTGCTCTCCCGGCACCGGCCAACACCCACCAGTGCGTTCGCGGCAGCCGCCGAGGCTCGTGCCTTGGCCCGACAAGGGGATGAGGCCGGTGCCGTGGCGGCTATGCAGTTCGCTCGACGGGACTTTGACCGCTCCGAGCCCAGTTCAAGCGATGACGCCTTTGCCTTCCCGGAACGGCGTCTGCTGCTATACCTGAGCGGCGCACTTACCTTCCTGGGGCGCAACCGGGATGCCCGGGCGGTGCAACAGCAGGCACTCTCCCTCTACCCCGACGACAGTGGCATCGACCCGGCCCTGCTCCGTCTGGAAGAGGCGATCTGCCTCGCTCAGGACCACAGCCCGACCGAGGCATGCCAACTCGCCGCCGCTACCTACCTCAACCTGCCCGAGGAACACCGCACCCCGATTCTCGGCGCACGAGCACGCAACGTCATCGATGTCCTTCCCCCTGCCATAAGGGCCGCCCGGGCGGCTCGGGAACTCGGGGAGATCCTTCAGCTGCCATCAGCACCGAGGTGACAGCCGCGCCACCCGTCAGTAAGCCTAGGTCCATGACGGAACCGACACCGCTGCACGGCGGCTTTTCACCGAGCGAGCTCAGCAGCCTTCTGGACCGCGCCTGCGCAGTCGCTAACCTCAACAGCCGTGGAGCCCGACTCCTGCGCGGACACACCAACGCCGTCCTACTCCTCGACGACGCACCTGTCGTCGTCAAAGTCGCCCGGCGCGGGTCGTGCCTGCAGTCCGCCCAACGGACTGTTGCCTTCGTCCAGTGGCTCGAGGACCAAGGCTTCCCCACCGCGCCCCTCCACCCCGTACCTAGACAGCCCATAGAAATCGAAGGCCACGCCGTCACCTTCTGGACTTACCTCCCGCAGGCGGGGCCAGAGATCACCGCGGCTGACCTAGCATCCCCCCTGTCTCAACTCCATCAGCTGCCGCCACCGCCCATGCCGCTCCGCAACCTGGATAACCTCACGGCTATCCGCCGTTCACTGGGCGCAACCCAGGCCCTGCCTGCCTCAGATCTCGACTTCCTCAGCCGCCGCGCCGACGATCTGGAATGCGCTCTTGCCTCCGTCACCTACGCCTTGCCCGGTGCGGTCCTCCAAGGCGACCCGCAGCACCGCAACGCCCTCCGTGACAGGCAGAGAACCGTACTGTGCGATTGGGATACTGCTGCCATCGGACAACCAGAGTGGGACCTCGTCACCGTGGAGATCCATTGCCGGCGGTTCGGCCATGGCCAGGGGCACTACAACGCCTTCTGCGATGCCTACGGATTCGACGTGACCGAGTGGCCGGGGTACCCAGTACTACGAGCTATCCGCGAGCTCCGCATGATCACCACGAACGCGCGCAAAGCCGATCATGCTCCTGGGACGCTCACTGAGGTCCGGCGCCGCATCAAAGCACTCCGTGTCGAAGAGGACACCCTGCTCTGGAGCATCCTGTGAACCAGGATCGTGGCAGGCATGCCATGGGCTCGGAAAGATCTATCGCGCCGTTCGACAAGCCTGCCCTGGCAGAGTCATCTCCAGCCGCCGACCAGCCAGAATTCCCGCTTTGGGTAAAGCCCCTGCCAGCAGCTGATGCGCTGATTTTCTAAGGTGGACATCCCATCAACGAAGGACATCCAGTGCCAGAGCGAAAGCGCGTCACAAGCCACGAGCGCGAGACCACCGTGCCAGCTCTCAGCAGCGAAGAGCAGGCGTCGAAGTGGAACGTCTTCGGCGAGGAGACGATCTACGAGAACCCCTGGGTCACCGTCGCGCTGGCCGACGTCCAGCCACCAGTCGGCGAGAGGTTCCAGCACCACAAGGTCTATCTGCCGCCAGCCGCGGTGCTCGCCATGCTCGATGACCAGGACCGCGTGTTCCTCATGTGGCGCCATCGGTTTATCTCGGACACCTGGAACTGGGAGTTGCCCGGCGGGGTCGTCGATGCCGGCGAAGACCCTGGTGCCGCTGCGGCCCGTGAGGCCATGGAGGAGACCGGATACCGGCTCACCGGCGACCTCGAGCACGTCGTCACATTCCAGCCGATGATCGGTACGGTCGCCTCAGCTCATCACGTCTACGTGGCTCGCGGAGTCGAGAAGGCCGGCGAGCCTACCGAGAAGAACGAGGCCGCGCGCACCGAGTGGATCCCGCTCGACCACATTCCCGTGATGATTGCGCAGGGGCTGATTCAGAACAGCGGCACGCTGGTCGCCGTCCTTCACCTGCTCGCGACACGCGACCGCGCCTAGGACGCCTTCGAGGTTGCTGCGAGCACCTGTGCAATCCGGCGGCGCTGGCGTACGGAGCTGGTCAGTGCCGCCAGGTCCTGGGCTCGCTGTGCTTGCTGGTGCGCCTCCTGCAGCTCACCGCGCCGGGCCAGCACCACTGCAAGATCGCACCGGACGCCGGCCTCGGCCCGGGTGAACCCCGACAGGTCCATGCTGTCAACCGCCGCCGTCAGATCCGTGAGTGCCTCATCAGCGCCCAGCGTCGCCAGGCAGTTGCCGCGCCACCGGTCGAGATGTGAGCCCCCCAGGAAGACGAACGGCAGAGCTGGGTCGGATGGATCAGCCGGCCGTATCGCCTCGGCCTGGTCCATCCCTCTGCGGCACGACGACTCGTCCTGCGCGGCCGCGTGCGCCTCTGCCTCGGCGGCGAACAGCCACGCCTGCATGAGCGGCGGGAGCCGCGTACCCGCTTCCCGCCGCGCATGGCGAATCTGCTGGATCGCAGCTTGCGGGCTTCCCAGATCCAGCAGGATGTACGCCTGCTGTGCTGTGGCGTGGGCCAGGAGGGCCGGTGAAGCGGACTCGCGTGCCGCGTTCTTGGCGGTCTCGTGCAGTTCCCACGACCTTTGGAATCTTCCCAGGTCGAGCGCCTGCCATGCGGCGAGCGTGGATGCCTCGGTCAAGGTAGAAGCCAGCGTAGTCCGCACATTGGGCGAGGACCCGAAGCGGAGTAGCTGCTCCATCTGCTGGACCTGCGCCTCAAGTTGCGGCAGCAACGTCCCTGCACCAAGCTGCCGATCCAGTTGCCGCATGGCGTCCACCTGCACTGCGAAGAGGCGGGCCACCGCGGGCTTCACGGATGTGGCGGCTCTCAACTCCCGCCGGAGTGCTACCGCATCATCGCCTTCCGCTGGTTCGATAGGCAGCAGCAGCGGGCGTTGCCTCGGAGTAGCCACGAGCGGCTGACCGCCCGTTGTGGCGCGTGAGCGCGTCCTCGATTCCCCAGCATCAGCGTTCTCCCACGCCCGACGGGCCAGTCCCAGCATCTTGCCGGGGATGCCCAATCCATCCGCAATCCGCTCGATCACGGACATCTGTGTAATTTTTCGCCGTCCTGCAATGACGTCCGAGACCCGGCTCGGCGTCAGTTCGCACTGCTTCGCGATCTGCGTCGGGTAGAAGGCTGCGCGCTGCGCCATCGTGAAGATCGTTCCGATGTCCCGATCTCGGCACGCCGCCTCCATTTTGGGGTCGTCAAGTATGCGCGCCGGGAGTCGTCGTCCCCCTCCGACTGTGCGCATCGGCATCGCTCCTGGGCACCAGACGGCAAACCTACCCGCAAGTTTACCCACTTGGGGATCCCCGCCGGGCCTTATCAGCAACTCCCGATCTATGGAGGCTGAATCAAGCGATCCGCATTAGTTCGAATACGGGGAGAACAGCATGCTCGCTCAATTCCAGGCCCATGCCGACCGGCCGCTCCACGGGCCTCTTCCCACGCCGGCCCTGGCGCACGCGACTCCTCGAACAGGCCAGATCACGATCTACTCCGCTTCCTGCACTCGCGGCGCAGAAGCCCGTCGACCAGAGACGGTCCGAGGAACCCGCGCCCGGTGGACCTCAGGCCGGGTAGTCGTATGCAAGCACGTACGCGGCGGCATCCATCGTCGTCTCTTCGACGCCGATCGGGTTTCGTGCGGCGTCGTATGCGATTCGGTACAACCTGAGCACGAATCGGTCGGCCGGGATGGACAGGAGGTCCACGTCCTCGCTGCTCGGCATCTGACTGCGGCCTTCGACGTAAATGCGCGAGGGCTGCTGGCCCAGGGCCTTCAGCGTGACGGCGATGTCACCAGGGACGATGTGGTGGAGGTCTGTCCGCTTTGCGTCGACCAGCCCGTGCGGCAGGAAGGTGCGGACGTATTTGACCGGCCTCCTGCCCAACGAGAAGCGAGCAGCATGACGCAGGACTGTGTCGCTCTCGCCAAGTCTCAGAGCTCGAGCTACCTCATCTGGCGGCGTCACCTCCTCAGCCGCCACGCAGTCAACGTCGAGCGACTGCCCGTCAGTTGTCTGCCAAATGGTGTTGCCGTCTCCCCAGTGATCACCCCCGGTGTACGGGAGGCCCTGATGTGTGAGGGCGAGCTGCTTTTGTACGTAGACGCCGGATCCCCGGCGTCCTTCGAGATAGCCCTGCACTTTGAGCAGTGCAACGGCGCGGGCAGCCGTGACGTGGCTGACCCGATGCTCGGCGGCCAGCTCGTCTTCGCTCGGAAGACGCTGACCGGGTTGAAGGTCCCCTGCGTCGATCGCCGCGCGGATTTTGTCAGCGATGCGCGTGTGCTTGGGCCGCGGGGAAGCCGGCGCGTCTGTCATGGATCTCCCTCTGGGTCTTCTTAGCGACCTGATCGTACGGGTGGCCCTCGCCGGGAGGCCATGAACCCGCGCCGCTCAGCACCGGGGCAGACCATCCCCAAAAAAGTTCCATAGGGAACTCCGTGACCTCCATAGTGAACTCCTTGATCTCCATAGGGAACTCTGGTTCACTAGTTCCGCGCCAACAGGGCTTCACGAGGACCCTGTTCGGCTCTTCAGGCGCTGGCTCTGCCTCGTTTCCACGTACCTCGGCCCCTCCGTGACGGGTGAGGGACGTGGCAGCGAGGGACCGGCCAGGACCGGATCCCCACCTCACTGCCGTGCAAGCGGTCGCTCGCAAGCGCTCGCTGCTCCCGCGACGAGATGGACAAACCGCCCGGAAACCTCCAGCGAAGGAGGCCGAAGGAAGCGGCCGTTCTTTGAAACCTCCACAGCGTGATCCACCGCAGCACGACAGCCGTGACCACACCGGCTGAGGTGAGTGGAGATCAGCCGGCCGAGAAGGGGCCCTACGCCCACGACGTATCGCGCAACCGGCTCAAAAGAACGACGCGGCAGACATTCACCGCACACCGTCCGGGACTGTCCTCCCCGGCGTAGCGGTCCGCGTCTAGATGAGGTCAACGCGCGCTGGAAACGCGCACCGGTTCACCAGTAACCGCAGTCGTCGACGCCCGCGCACACCACGGCGAGCGCCGACGGCCGCGGCCACTGGCACCAACCCCCGCCCCGCTACTCACCACATCCACGGCAACGAGATAGCCGGGCGAACACCATCCCGCTTGCCCGCCACATCGAGCAGCGAACCTGAAGGAGGAACCTATGGATTGGCGCTTCCGCGCGGTCTGTAAGGAAAAGGACCCAGAGCTCTTCTTCCCGATCGGCAATACCGGACCCGCGCTCCTCCAGATCGAGGAAGCCAAGGCCGTCTGCCGCACTTGCCCCGTCATGGAGCGGTGTCTGCAGTGGGCACTCGAGTACGGCCAGGACTCCGGCGTCTGGGGCGGCCTGAGCGAAGACGAACGCCGCGCCATGAAACGGCGCGCCGCCCGCAATCGGGCGCGCAACGCCAGCGCCTGAGCCACAGACCGCTGGCTCCGTCCCTTGCTCAAGCCAAGCGGTAGGACAGCGGTCGCCCATGACTCCGAAGCAGCCCCGGGGCGCCATTCCCCGGGGCTGCGCACAGTTCCTCGGCTGACAAGGAGATTCTGTGACCAGCAACATCATGACACGCCCGGCGCCCCGCCCCATCAGAATGGGGCGACAGGCCATCGATCCCGATGCCGCCGCAGGAAGCCGCGGAGACTCCAGTCGCCGCACGCCGACGGCCGACGAAGAGAAAGCGCTCGGCGAGCTGGTGACGCACCTGCGCCAGGACGGTGACGACCGGGCGCGCCGCGGTGGACGAAGCGCCGCCCGTACCGCGCAGGAGCGCAGGAACAGGGTAGACGGCCGGCTCATCGCGGTAGCCGACCATCTCGACTCCCACCGACCTGCTGACCGGATGGCGGGCGCAGCCCTGCGGCTCATCGTCGAGCGCCTGGTGGCCCCGGTTGACGTCGAGATTTTCCTTCGTCTCGTACCGCCCACGCAGGGAATGCCGCGCGGGATTTACGCAGCGCGTCTGCGTGAGCTCGCGGTCGCATCGACTCTGGCTACCGCCTGACCCACCGCGTTGCCGGGACGCGAGATGTCCCGAAGTCGTACGCAAATGCCCTGACCCGGAGTGTGTGCTCTGGGTCAGGGCCTGCCCGCAACCTCACTGAACTGAGGAGCAGCCGTGTCCAATCCTACCGATCACTCCGATCCTTCCCCGTCCGATGCCGAGAAGGCCGAGCCCGCCCGGTCGACGGCCGAACCGTCCACCCTCCGTGCTCCTTTGCCGACGGTCCCCGCCCGGGTGGCCGCCGCGAGGTACCACAACACGGTTGGTTCGCACTGATGGGCAGGCACAACTTCCACTTCGCCGACCGGCGCAGCTTCAGCCGCCGCACGGACACCGGCGGATCCGCCCTCCCTGCCTCCAAAACGCGCGGCGGGCTGCTCCGTAGGGGGACCTGAAATGGACACACAGCAGCAGGTATCCCGGGGAGCGGATGAAGACGTGGGCGCCAGTCGGCGCCCTGCTCTGTTCCACCGAGACCCCAAGGGCGGCAGCCCCATTCCCCTGGACGGCGCCGCAGTTCAAGCGGCCGTGCTGGATGCGCGGGAGCGGCGCCGGCGCCTGTTCGTCCACCAGCAACCGATTCGCCCTGAGCTCGCCGAAAAATACGCAAACAGGGCGCTCCTGAAGGAAGGGGTGACCGGATGACCCTGCACAGCACCTCCACGCAGGCCGGAGCGAAGCCGGCAGCCGAGGGACCGCGCGAGTCCCTCGTCCGGCAGGCTGCGGAGGCCATCGACGCCTTCTACGACGCGGCCGCCGCTGGCAAGGCCGATCTGGCCCCTGAACATCAGAGTGCCGCCGCCCAGACGCACCGCGCCCACCAGTTGGGTATCACCGACGTGGAGATCACCACTGCCCGCCGGAACGGCGGCATGGTCACCCTCTACGTCGGCAGGCACCGGCTGTCCGGCGCCGCAAGCCAGCCCCGACTGTGCGAGGCCGATGCCCGAGCGTTCTGCGAAGAGCAGGTTCGGCGCGACGAGCAGGACGCACCCCTGGAATGGTCGCCCGACCCCGAAGGCGAATGTCCCCGTGAGTTGTTCACCGAGGACGATCGGGGCGACCTGCGCGAAACGGGCTACAGCATCCAGCCCGTGTCCGTCCTCCTGGTCTTTGATCCCGGCCCCCCGGCCCAGCACGGTGTTTGACCTGATCGTCGGCCAGCAGGGACACGCGCCGCCGGACGACCGCCTGTTGACGACACATCAGGCACCCGAGCCACACCACAGATCACCTGGGCTCCGCCAATCGGCGGGGCCCTCTCACATGAGGAGTCCCATGAACCGCACAGCACGCATAGCCATCGCAGTCGCCGCGGCCATCACCGGCCTCGGGCTGGCCACCACCACTGCCCAGGCCGCCATCCCTAACCCGGGCCCCACCGGCACCCACACCGAGACGCGGATCGACCCGGCCACCGGCCGGCCCGCCCCGGCGCGGATCACCGAGTACCCCAGCATCACCATCCGCCCCGGCGGTCAGCAGAGCGCGTCCACCTCGATCGCGCCGGCCCCCGGCACCGACGGTCTCTTCCTGCGCGCCGCCAACGGTGGAATCAAGGGCCTCATGGCCGAAGGTGACCAGGCGCGCTTCCTGGCCTGCCACCCGACGAACCCCAACTTGGCCTTGGTCCGTCAGGTCACCCACGGCCACGGCGGGTGGGGCGCCTACGTGGGATACGTGAAGATCAGCGCCACCACGGAGCCCGGCCGCATCCCCTGCGCCGGATAGCCGGCGTCGCTCGCGCCCGACCAGAGGACAGCCAGCAAGAGGATCCCCGCGCCGAGCAGGCGGTGGGCTCCCCCGCTGTCATTTCCCTCGGGCAGCTCATGTCCCAAAGCACTTTGAACTGCGCGCCGGTCAACGGCCGCCCACCGCGGGTCGGGCCTCTCACGAGGCCCGACCCGCGCTTTTTTGTGAACGGAGGCAGGCGTGTCACGCAACAAGAAGAGGAGCCGGAAGCCGTCGCCCAAGCCGCGCCCGCGCCAGCTGTCCCCGGCTGAGCAGCCCAGCCTCGGCCAGGGCGACGCTGTCATCGACGATGGCCGCCACAGCGCCGCGAAGTTCGTGCTGCATGCCCGGCTGGCCTCGGCGGCCCGCGGAAGGTGCGCTCAGCTATCGGCCGAGGCGACGGCAGCCGAGGCCCGCGCCCGGGCTGACGCAGTGCTCACAGACGCCGAGCAGAGGGCCCATGAACTGACCGCCGAGTCCAAGCAGGCCGCCCAGCTGCTCCTGGACCGGGCCGACAGCGAGGCGCGGCGGTATCTCGATGAGGCCGGCGAGCGCGCAAATACAGTCCTTTCCGAAGCCTCGCTCCGGGCCGAGTCCCTGAGGGCGGAGGCCGAAGCGGATCGCCAGGACGCTGAGCGCTGCAAGGTCGAGGCAGAGGAGGCGGCCGGCGAGGCAAGGGCCGAGGCGCAGCGCGCAGCCGAGGAGGTTCTCCAGAAGGCGGGCAGCGACGCCGAAGAGATCGTCGAGGCTGCTCGTCGTAAGGCAGAAAGCACCCGGGCCGATGCAGCTGTGGCAGCTGAGCGCCGGCGTGAAAATGCGGAGAAGGCTTCCGCTGATCTTCGTAAGGAGGCCCAGGCGGAGGCCGCCCGGCTTCGCAAGGAGGCCGCGGAGCTTGTCACCGCTGCGCGTTCGGATGCCGCGGAGGAGCGTGCCGCTGCCCAGTCCGAGGTTGAAAGGGTCCGGCGGGAGAGCAGTTGGGAAGCTGAACGCCGGCGTGCCGAGGCCGACGCAGAACTGGCGGACGCCCAGCGACGGGCAGAGGCTCTGCAGGTTGAGGCGGACCGCAAGGTCAAGATCGCCTCGGAGGATGCGGGCCGAGCTGTTGCGGATGCCGAGGCAGAAGCCAAGCGCCTGCTCGAGGAGGCAAAGCGGGAGCGGGCCGCGCTGATGAAGTCAGCCACCGAGTCCCTGGCCCAGGCCAAGGAGCGGGAGACGGAAGCGGACGCTGAGAAGCGTGCGGCGAAGGTTGATCGGGAACAAGCAGCCGAGCTGATGCGTCAGGCGACTGATCGCACCGAGCGTCGGCTGGCACGCAAAGCGCTTCGTGAGAACGATCGTGACCGTCGTCGGGACAAGGCCAAAGCCCGCAAGCTGGAGAGGAATCGACAGCGGGATCAGCGGCGTGCGGAGCGTCCGTCCCTGTCGGAGCGGACGCGGCGTGTCGTTCGCCAGCACGCCCGGCAGGTAATGGTTGTCGGTCCGATCACCGCGCCGATGGCGGTGGCGTGGACCGGCCAGGCAGGCTTCGCCGAGGACGTCCTCGGCTGGGTCATGCCCTTCACCCTCCTGTTCGCCGCCGGGTGGGAGCTGTCGACCACATTCGTCGGCTGGATGTACCACGAAGCACGGAAGGCCGGCGACGCCGGCACCGTGTACCGGGTCGCGACCTGGGTGTTCGCGAGCGGCGCCGCGGTGATGAACTACTGGCATGCTTCCGGCGCGGTGACAGGCCGGACCTGGGACTGGTCCCAGCGCCGGTACGTGGACCACATCACCTACTGGCACGCCACGCCCAAGGCGGTCTCCTTCGCCGCGATGAGCCTGGTCGGCATCATCCTCTGGGAGCTTTACGCCTCCTTGCTTCACCGCAAGGAGCTTCGTAAGAAGGGGATGGCAGCAAACGCCCGGCCGAAGATCCCCTTCATCCGGTGGCTGCGCTTCCCCCGGCAAGCCTTCACCGCCTGGTCCCTCGCCATCACCGACGCCTCGCTCACGACGCTGGACCTGGTCTGGGACGCGGCGGAGGGCGAACTCGCCCGCAAGCGAGCGATGGCATCTGCGCGGG is from Streptomyces sp. Edi2 and encodes:
- a CDS encoding TauD/TfdA family dioxygenase; this encodes MLTNKIFADHYVDHRNSCADNLIFERLHANGLVLIDFLTSRQAVLDFARRVMEIAAHRDSDPDGLTTIHDTRRHAQQAGFAGFGNGALLAHTESSSVPHPPKLMLLACQRAAGSGGEILLADGQAIYAELAERWPEAADALSQPGTAFYGDGGGHPARVFTPYPDGRIALRLRQDRLARFSPLVTRHLPRLYKVIDAHQHPVALSPGQGYLVDNERWLHARKAFSGHRRCLRALGAPTSPLQVGFAAGAVAGWTASEGTVG
- a CDS encoding NUDIX domain-containing protein, encoding MPYVPPLWPVSVKGVAFDQAERVLLLRNEREEWELPGGRLEIGQPDEPTQVDVSPEEALEREVSEETGWQVTAGPLLEGGTWIYEPLPGRRVLIVTYGCIVLSPGLKPVVSHEHKEIGLFSADEVAHLTMPERYKTSIATWQAHTCR
- a CDS encoding helix-turn-helix transcriptional regulator is translated as MSELPYRNGSDPSARPLARHVTWHWATPQAQAVLATRDLAAILRFHRRVHGQSQAEAAAILGYDKTYISALELQKRTITDVGSLRNVADRLALPPHVLGVTDPADTDHRAMLQFGQSTVRLAEIARQSGHASEAVTELWPLVARLEARAADGHTERDVLRLLAHARLSLGTALGNVLPEEHLSTAARWTAKSLDLVSHLAEAALTSTALRMHGNELRKAGLHGAAVDRLLRASTLTPNQAGRAAVLPLLARAAGALGNAELFDRTLREAQHLLQDAEHTSLFNPVALYEIRMRGLVATGRPRTAIREVECGAPTATTTVAPQWRVIELITVGRVRMLAGDARAAADLFDAATREATVQRLPHQLQRIIRASKDTLPETSDAALLALGQIRTEMAA
- a CDS encoding XRE family transcriptional regulator, which codes for MATSESDAASTDVGRRTDFQETVRGGLTAAVLLPHTYPEPTNSLGQLLEDTRRNVDRALAQATVTPSQLDLLEERLLWLRQQYIFTAPVPMLSLLLTEMAEVTTLATQRQPAVLQIRLSEMTALLSTLVADALMKLGELQQSHAWYATARTAADDSGNLELRARVRAQAAMLPYYYGPLGSAVELARDARLLSRHRPTPTSAFAAAAEARALARQGDEAGAVAAMQFARRDFDRSEPSSSDDAFAFPERRLLLYLSGALTFLGRNRDARAVQQQALSLYPDDSGIDPALLRLEEAICLAQDHSPTEACQLAAATYLNLPEEHRTPILGARARNVIDVLPPAIRAARAARELGEILQLPSAPR
- a CDS encoding aminoglycoside phosphotransferase family protein; translated protein: MTEPTPLHGGFSPSELSSLLDRACAVANLNSRGARLLRGHTNAVLLLDDAPVVVKVARRGSCLQSAQRTVAFVQWLEDQGFPTAPLHPVPRQPIEIEGHAVTFWTYLPQAGPEITAADLASPLSQLHQLPPPPMPLRNLDNLTAIRRSLGATQALPASDLDFLSRRADDLECALASVTYALPGAVLQGDPQHRNALRDRQRTVLCDWDTAAIGQPEWDLVTVEIHCRRFGHGQGHYNAFCDAYGFDVTEWPGYPVLRAIRELRMITTNARKADHAPGTLTEVRRRIKALRVEEDTLLWSIL
- a CDS encoding NUDIX hydrolase; this translates as MPERKRVTSHERETTVPALSSEEQASKWNVFGEETIYENPWVTVALADVQPPVGERFQHHKVYLPPAAVLAMLDDQDRVFLMWRHRFISDTWNWELPGGVVDAGEDPGAAAAREAMEETGYRLTGDLEHVVTFQPMIGTVASAHHVYVARGVEKAGEPTEKNEAARTEWIPLDHIPVMIAQGLIQNSGTLVAVLHLLATRDRA